In a genomic window of Mycolicibacter heraklionensis:
- a CDS encoding mycobacterial-type methylenetetrahydrofolate reductase: protein MPLNTIALELVPPNTDRGVEHAREEAHKVLQLSEQAGIAGRIGHVMIPGLIPEDDDRPVEIQPKLDVSDFWSVIHPELPGVHGLCTQVTAFLDETALRTRLSGLRQAGFDGIIFVGVPRTLNDGEGSGVAPTDALSKFDDLVDNRGVILIPTRDSEQERFAFKCDRGATFGMTQLLYSDAIVGFLRDFKHASDHRPEVLLSFGFVPKMESKVGLIDWLIQDPGNEAVAAEQAFVRTLAAGEPDVKRRLLLDLYKRVIDGVAELGFPLSLHFEAPYGISKPAFDTFAEMLAYWSPGA, encoded by the coding sequence GTGCCGTTGAACACCATCGCACTGGAATTGGTGCCGCCCAACACCGATCGCGGAGTCGAGCACGCCCGCGAAGAGGCCCACAAGGTCCTGCAGTTATCCGAGCAAGCGGGTATCGCGGGCCGGATCGGTCATGTCATGATCCCCGGGTTGATCCCCGAGGATGACGACCGGCCGGTCGAGATCCAACCCAAACTCGATGTCTCCGACTTCTGGTCGGTCATTCACCCCGAACTGCCCGGCGTACACGGGCTGTGCACGCAGGTCACCGCCTTCCTCGACGAGACGGCACTGCGGACGCGACTGTCGGGTCTGCGCCAGGCCGGGTTCGACGGAATCATCTTCGTCGGCGTCCCGCGCACGCTGAACGACGGTGAGGGCAGCGGCGTCGCACCCACCGATGCCCTGTCGAAATTCGACGATCTGGTCGACAACCGGGGTGTCATCCTCATCCCGACACGAGACTCAGAGCAGGAACGCTTCGCCTTCAAATGCGACCGGGGCGCCACCTTCGGGATGACACAGCTGCTCTACTCCGATGCGATTGTGGGATTCCTCCGCGACTTCAAGCACGCCAGTGACCACCGGCCGGAGGTCCTGTTGTCGTTCGGCTTCGTGCCGAAGATGGAGTCCAAAGTCGGGCTGATCGATTGGCTGATCCAGGACCCGGGCAACGAAGCCGTCGCCGCCGAGCAGGCCTTCGTGCGGACTCTGGCCGCAGGCGAACCCGACGTCAAACGCCGCCTGTTGCTCGATCTGTATAAGCGGGTGATCGACGGGGTGGCCGAATTGGGCTTCCCGTTGAGCCTGCACTTCGAGGCTCCCTACGGCATTTCGAAACCGGCATTCGACACCTTCGCCGAGATGCTCGCCTATTGGTCGCCGGGCGCCTGA